The proteins below come from a single Caulobacter flavus genomic window:
- a CDS encoding LytTR family DNA-binding domain-containing protein, which produces MEPALADLPFPTDGHDLDRRAGPPTPAARLVARLKAAPTSAWVWAFTAYSWTVTSVSAAWFARRLAAGRGQTLSVAASLLWQGAIYAAWLPAAGVVWLLLRRFGAGGRGIAASFAAGVAVVPLEALAASLIDRAFIGDGGDLAARVLDRTPVCLLLYSAVVAVGLAAAHHRRAREARDRNALLEAALAEARAVAPAPQGERLMVMSGARRIPVELSAVEWFGAADNYVVVHWAGREGLLRATLQSLEARLDPRLFARAHRSSLVNLAHVREARPLSDGSWRLAMAGGDEVVTSRTYRDALLERLGGQAG; this is translated from the coding sequence ATGGAGCCAGCTCTGGCCGACCTTCCTTTTCCAACCGATGGCCATGATCTGGATCGCCGTGCTGGTCCTCCGACGCCGGCGGCGCGCCTGGTCGCCCGCCTGAAGGCCGCGCCGACCAGCGCCTGGGTCTGGGCCTTCACCGCCTACAGCTGGACGGTCACCAGCGTCAGCGCCGCCTGGTTCGCCCGCCGGCTGGCGGCGGGGCGCGGCCAGACCCTCTCGGTGGCCGCGTCCCTGCTGTGGCAAGGCGCGATCTACGCCGCGTGGCTGCCGGCGGCGGGAGTGGTCTGGCTGCTGCTGCGTCGGTTCGGGGCCGGCGGGCGCGGGATCGCCGCCAGCTTCGCGGCCGGCGTCGCCGTCGTGCCGCTGGAGGCCCTCGCCGCCAGCCTGATCGACCGGGCCTTCATCGGCGACGGCGGCGACCTGGCCGCGCGCGTGCTGGACCGCACGCCGGTCTGCCTGCTGCTCTACTCGGCCGTCGTCGCGGTCGGCCTCGCCGCGGCCCACCACCGCCGCGCCCGCGAGGCCCGCGACCGCAACGCCCTGCTGGAAGCCGCCCTCGCCGAGGCCCGCGCGGTGGCCCCCGCGCCCCAGGGCGAGCGGCTGATGGTGATGTCGGGCGCGCGCCGCATCCCGGTCGAGCTGTCGGCGGTCGAATGGTTCGGCGCGGCCGACAACTACGTCGTCGTCCACTGGGCAGGGCGCGAGGGCCTGCTGCGCGCCACGCTGCAGAGCCTGGAAGCGCGGCTCGACCCCCGCCTCTTCGCTCGCGCCCATCGCTCCAGTCTGGTCAACCTGGCCCACGTGCGCGAGGCCCGGCCGCTGTCGGACGGCTCCTGGCGGCTGGCCATGGCCGGCGGCGACGAGGTGGTGACCAGCCGGACGTACCGCGACGCGCTGCTGGAGCGGCTGGGCGGACAGGCCGGCTGA
- a CDS encoding Hpt domain-containing protein: protein MTTADPLAPLRAKFLVRVADDLAKLRAAETSTKDKHYIVHRLAGAAGVFGYRAITDLARDLDDLLIDQGEAPPEAFAELIAALETLAA, encoded by the coding sequence ATGACCACCGCCGATCCCCTCGCCCCGCTGCGGGCCAAGTTCCTGGTCCGCGTCGCCGACGACCTGGCCAAGCTCCGCGCGGCCGAGACCTCGACCAAGGACAAGCACTACATCGTCCACCGCCTGGCCGGCGCGGCGGGGGTCTTCGGCTACAGGGCGATCACCGACCTGGCCCGCGACCTCGACGACCTGCTGATCGACCAGGGCGAAGCCCCGCCCGAGGCCTTCGCCGAACTGATCGCGGCGCTGGAGACGCTGGCGGCCTGA
- a CDS encoding glycoside hydrolase family 3 protein — translation MTPFRLSALALLAATSLTSVAGAQVLTPAGKAAANVAAWPAVKSPAALTDAATEAKITALIAKMSVREKVGQTIQADIGSIRPEQLREYPLGSILAGGSSGPNGNDKAGPKEWAEFVDLFRAVSLETRDGHVPIPLMFGIDAVHGHNNVVGATLFPHNVGLGAARDPDLIERIGKATAEEVAVAGGDWTFGPTVAVPRDDRWGRSYEGYGEDPEIVRSYAGRMTLGLQGKLVAGKTLEAGRIAGSAKHFLADGGTLNGKDQGDAADSEADLVRLHAQGYPPSIEAGILTVMASFSSWNGVKHTGNKTLLNDVLKDRMGFSGFVVGDWNAHGQVDGCSNVSCPQALNAGLDMYMAPDSWQGLFDNTLKQVESGEIPMARLDDAVRRILRVKVKSGLFERVAPPVQGRYERVGAPDHRALAREAVAKSLVLIKNDGVLPIKAGAKVLVAGDADDIGKAAGGWTLSWQGTGNTNADFPGAQSIWSGLKDAVEASGGKAILSKDGAFTDKPDVAVVVFGETPYAEFQGDLQHLEYQPGDKTDLALLKKLKAQGVPVVAVFLSGRPLWVNPEINASDAFVAAWLPGSEGGGIADVLVAGKDGKAKRDFTGKLSFSWPRRADQGPLNHGDKGYDPQFAYGYGLSYAKPGKVAKLGEVSGVSGAGVNVDKYFVAGRTPAPWLLSTAGGVKLTAIDAAAQEDARLATWTGPGALLVNGPPADLTRQTTGDLSIAFTYRVDEKATGPVGFSVSCGEGCAGGVDVTKIFADAPVGEWRKTQIKLSCLKAAGADMSRISSPVVLSAQAGFKLAFREIRLEPTDAHVTCPGQ, via the coding sequence GTGACGCCGTTCCGTCTTTCCGCCCTGGCCCTGCTGGCCGCCACCAGCCTGACGAGCGTCGCGGGCGCGCAGGTTCTGACGCCGGCGGGCAAGGCCGCGGCGAACGTCGCCGCCTGGCCGGCGGTCAAGAGCCCGGCGGCCCTGACCGACGCGGCGACCGAAGCGAAGATCACCGCGCTGATCGCCAAGATGTCGGTGCGCGAGAAGGTCGGCCAGACGATCCAGGCCGACATCGGTTCGATCCGTCCCGAGCAACTGCGCGAATATCCGCTGGGCTCGATCCTGGCTGGGGGCAGCTCGGGCCCGAACGGCAACGACAAGGCCGGCCCGAAAGAGTGGGCGGAGTTCGTCGACCTGTTCCGCGCCGTGTCGCTGGAGACCCGCGACGGCCACGTGCCGATCCCGCTGATGTTCGGCATCGACGCCGTGCACGGCCATAACAACGTGGTGGGCGCCACGCTCTTTCCGCACAATGTCGGCCTGGGCGCGGCCCGCGATCCCGACCTGATCGAGCGCATCGGCAAGGCCACCGCCGAAGAAGTGGCCGTGGCCGGCGGCGACTGGACCTTCGGCCCGACCGTGGCCGTGCCGCGCGACGACCGCTGGGGCCGCTCGTATGAGGGCTATGGCGAGGATCCCGAGATCGTCAGAAGCTACGCCGGCCGCATGACGCTGGGCCTGCAGGGCAAGCTGGTCGCCGGCAAGACGCTGGAGGCCGGCCGCATCGCCGGCAGCGCCAAGCACTTCCTGGCCGACGGCGGCACGCTGAACGGCAAGGACCAGGGCGACGCGGCCGACAGCGAGGCCGATCTGGTCCGCCTGCACGCCCAAGGCTATCCGCCCAGCATCGAGGCGGGGATCCTGACGGTGATGGCCTCGTTCTCCAGCTGGAACGGCGTCAAGCACACCGGCAACAAGACCCTGCTGAACGACGTGCTGAAGGACCGCATGGGCTTTTCCGGCTTCGTGGTCGGCGACTGGAACGCCCACGGCCAGGTCGACGGCTGCTCGAACGTCTCGTGCCCGCAGGCCCTGAACGCCGGCCTCGACATGTATATGGCCCCCGACAGCTGGCAGGGCCTGTTCGACAACACGCTCAAGCAGGTCGAGAGCGGCGAGATCCCCATGGCGCGCCTGGACGACGCCGTGCGCCGCATCCTGCGGGTCAAGGTCAAGTCGGGCCTGTTCGAGCGCGTCGCCCCGCCGGTGCAGGGCCGCTACGAGCGCGTCGGCGCCCCCGACCATCGCGCCCTGGCCCGCGAGGCGGTGGCCAAGTCTCTGGTGCTGATCAAGAACGACGGCGTGCTGCCGATCAAGGCCGGGGCGAAGGTGCTGGTGGCCGGCGACGCCGACGACATCGGCAAGGCGGCCGGCGGCTGGACCCTGTCTTGGCAGGGCACGGGCAACACCAACGCCGACTTCCCCGGCGCCCAGTCGATCTGGAGCGGCCTGAAGGACGCGGTCGAGGCCTCGGGCGGCAAGGCGATCCTCTCGAAGGACGGCGCCTTCACCGACAAGCCCGACGTGGCGGTGGTGGTGTTCGGCGAGACGCCCTACGCCGAGTTCCAGGGCGACCTGCAGCACCTGGAATACCAGCCTGGAGACAAGACCGACCTGGCCCTGCTCAAGAAGCTCAAGGCTCAAGGCGTGCCGGTGGTGGCGGTGTTCCTGTCGGGGCGTCCGCTATGGGTGAACCCCGAGATCAACGCCTCGGACGCCTTCGTCGCCGCCTGGCTGCCGGGTTCGGAAGGCGGCGGGATCGCCGACGTGCTGGTGGCCGGCAAGGACGGGAAAGCCAAGCGCGACTTCACCGGCAAGCTGTCGTTCAGCTGGCCCAGGCGCGCCGACCAGGGCCCGCTGAACCATGGCGACAAGGGCTATGACCCGCAGTTCGCCTACGGCTACGGCCTGTCCTACGCCAAGCCCGGCAAGGTGGCGAAGCTGGGCGAGGTGTCGGGCGTGTCCGGCGCCGGCGTCAATGTCGACAAGTACTTCGTGGCCGGTCGCACGCCGGCGCCGTGGCTGCTGTCGACCGCTGGCGGGGTGAAGCTGACCGCCATCGACGCCGCCGCCCAGGAGGACGCCCGCCTGGCGACCTGGACCGGCCCCGGCGCGCTGCTCGTCAATGGTCCGCCCGCCGACCTGACCCGCCAGACCACCGGCGACCTGTCGATCGCCTTCACCTACCGCGTCGACGAGAAGGCGACCGGGCCGGTGGGCTTCTCGGTCTCGTGCGGCGAGGGCTGCGCCGGGGGCGTGGACGTGACGAAGATCTTCGCCGACGCGCCCGTGGGCGAGTGGCGCAAGACCCAGATCAAGCTGTCGTGCCTGAAGGCCGCCGGCGCCGACATGAGCCGCATCTCCTCGCCGGTGGTGCTGTCGGCCCAGGCCGGCTTCAAGCTGGCCTTCCGCGAGATCCGCCTGGAGCCGACCGACGCCCACGTGACCTGTCCGGGGCAGTAG
- a CDS encoding LacI family DNA-binding transcriptional regulator yields the protein MRNVTIVHVAEKARVSVKTVSRVVNNEPTVTPQLRERVQAAIDQLGYAPNIAARRLGGSRSFLIVAFNDRKLTLENWRSDRGNNWIDRMQYGAMLRCDVHGYHLLCELIDLESDQLPRRVQHVLSSLRPDGVILTPPNCEDPAVLAALKKAQIPFVRLGSAQAGPGARVRMDDQAAALRLAEHLVGLGHRRIGFVTGSARFLASRAREDGYRQALAAAGLAVDETLLVPGDFTFEGGEVAAEALLSRADRPTAILAGNDETALAVLHVARRLGIAVPGELSLATFDDTPSVRLSLPPLTTVRQPVAEMAAQAVDLLVAAAAKDGKLSRADHLLPFELALRASTAPPP from the coding sequence ATGCGCAACGTCACCATCGTCCATGTCGCCGAAAAGGCCCGGGTCTCGGTCAAGACCGTGTCGCGCGTGGTCAACAACGAGCCGACGGTCACGCCGCAGCTGCGCGAGCGGGTGCAGGCGGCCATCGACCAGCTGGGCTACGCCCCCAACATCGCCGCCCGCCGGCTGGGTGGCTCGCGCTCGTTCCTGATCGTCGCCTTCAACGACCGCAAGCTGACCCTGGAGAACTGGCGCAGCGACCGGGGCAACAACTGGATCGACCGCATGCAGTACGGGGCCATGCTCCGCTGCGACGTCCACGGCTATCACCTGCTGTGCGAGCTGATCGACCTGGAGAGCGACCAGCTGCCCCGGCGCGTGCAGCACGTACTGTCGTCCCTTCGCCCCGACGGCGTGATCCTGACCCCGCCCAACTGCGAGGACCCGGCGGTGCTGGCCGCGCTGAAGAAGGCCCAGATCCCGTTCGTGCGCCTGGGCTCGGCCCAGGCCGGCCCCGGCGCCCGGGTGCGGATGGACGACCAGGCCGCCGCCCTGCGCCTGGCCGAGCACCTGGTCGGGCTGGGCCACCGCCGCATCGGCTTCGTCACCGGCAGCGCCCGCTTCCTGGCCAGCCGCGCCCGCGAGGACGGCTATCGCCAGGCCCTGGCCGCCGCCGGCCTGGCCGTCGACGAGACCCTGCTGGTTCCCGGCGACTTCACCTTCGAGGGCGGCGAGGTCGCGGCCGAGGCCCTGCTGTCGCGCGCCGATCGCCCCACCGCCATCCTGGCCGGCAACGACGAGACGGCCCTGGCCGTGCTGCACGTGGCCCGCCGGCTGGGCATCGCCGTGCCCGGCGAACTGTCGCTGGCCACCTTCGACGACACGCCCAGCGTCCGCCTGTCGCTGCCGCCGCTGACCACCGTGCGCCAGCCGGTGGCCGAAATGGCCGCCCAGGCTGTCGACCTGCTGGTGGCCGCGGCCGCCAAGGACGGCAAGCTGTCGCGCGCCGACCACCTGCTGCCGTTCGAACTGGCGCTGCGCGCCTCGACCGCGCCGCCGCCATAA
- a CDS encoding sensor histidine kinase gives MTQVDAASAAAGPPTVRRRLLVMALCLVAPAIVFMALLARAEYGQSQGRYEQQLIATTRALGLAVDRQLALGQSTLQALAVSPALAAGDLDSFERQARAAVRTKDAWIVLISPRGQVINTRLPPGQAPPRTAGLPPERWAAVRSGRTTVSNLTQGKVAGQPIVAIDMPVIVDGQLYDLAYIQTPAAFAPLFAAQGVPQSWTASIVDRNARLVARSRDQEKMLGRSASKPMLEAMSKDNDGVLETYTLDGTPTLSAFSRSPTYGWSFIVGVPRTELERANLSSLALLVVAGLALLAIGAGAALLFSRGISGEVRALVADARIMASGGEMPAQTTGGLREIGEVREALHAASSQLRAREAEEKRAQGRQQLMINELNHRVKNTLATVQSLALQSLGKGEPAPGFDAFNERLYALARAHDLLTRTVWESADLADLLRQTLEPYGDRARIEGPSAALPPSAALAMSMVFHELATNASKYGGLSTPAGRVEVTWRRDPLDPQRLALRWVESGGPKLKGPPSRKGFGSRLIAASLKNELKGEAQFDYLPTGLVCTLTVRPAGAQALGEDAPAADA, from the coding sequence ATGACCCAGGTCGACGCCGCCTCAGCCGCCGCGGGACCGCCCACCGTCCGAAGGCGGCTGCTGGTCATGGCGCTGTGCCTGGTCGCCCCGGCCATCGTCTTCATGGCCCTGCTGGCCCGCGCCGAGTACGGCCAGAGCCAGGGTCGCTACGAACAGCAGCTGATCGCCACCACCCGGGCCCTGGGCCTAGCCGTCGACCGCCAGCTGGCCCTGGGCCAGAGCACCCTGCAGGCCCTGGCCGTCTCGCCCGCCCTGGCCGCCGGCGACCTCGACAGCTTCGAGCGCCAGGCCCGCGCCGCCGTGCGCACCAAGGACGCCTGGATCGTACTGATCTCGCCCCGGGGCCAGGTGATCAACACCCGCCTGCCGCCCGGCCAGGCGCCGCCGCGCACCGCCGGCCTGCCGCCGGAGCGCTGGGCGGCCGTCCGTTCGGGCCGCACCACGGTGTCGAACCTCACCCAGGGCAAGGTCGCGGGCCAGCCGATCGTGGCCATCGACATGCCGGTGATCGTCGACGGCCAGCTCTACGACCTGGCCTACATCCAGACGCCCGCCGCCTTCGCCCCGCTGTTCGCCGCCCAAGGCGTGCCGCAGAGCTGGACCGCCAGCATCGTCGACCGCAACGCCCGCCTGGTGGCCCGCTCGCGCGATCAGGAGAAGATGCTGGGCCGCTCGGCCAGCAAGCCGATGCTCGAGGCGATGTCGAAGGACAACGACGGCGTTCTGGAGACCTATACGCTGGACGGCACCCCCACCCTGTCGGCGTTCAGCCGCTCGCCGACCTACGGCTGGAGCTTCATCGTCGGCGTGCCGCGCACCGAGCTCGAGCGCGCCAACCTCTCGTCCCTGGCCCTGCTGGTGGTGGCGGGCCTGGCGCTGCTGGCCATCGGCGCCGGCGCGGCCCTACTGTTCTCGCGCGGCATCTCCGGCGAGGTCCGCGCGCTGGTGGCCGACGCCCGGATCATGGCCTCGGGCGGCGAGATGCCGGCCCAGACCACCGGCGGCCTGCGCGAGATCGGCGAGGTGCGCGAGGCCCTTCACGCCGCCTCCAGCCAGCTGCGCGCCCGCGAGGCCGAGGAAAAGCGCGCGCAAGGCCGCCAGCAGCTGATGATCAACGAGCTGAACCACCGGGTGAAGAACACCCTGGCCACGGTCCAGTCACTGGCCCTGCAGAGCCTGGGCAAGGGCGAGCCGGCGCCCGGTTTCGACGCCTTCAACGAGCGGCTCTACGCCCTGGCCCGCGCCCACGACCTCCTGACCCGCACCGTGTGGGAGAGCGCCGACCTGGCCGACCTGCTGCGCCAGACCCTGGAGCCCTACGGCGACCGCGCCCGCATCGAGGGCCCCTCGGCCGCCCTGCCGCCCAGCGCCGCCCTGGCCATGTCGATGGTGTTCCACGAGCTGGCCACCAACGCCTCCAAGTACGGCGGCCTGTCCACGCCCGCCGGCCGGGTCGAGGTCACCTGGCGGCGCGATCCGCTCGACCCGCAGCGCCTGGCCCTGCGCTGGGTCGAGAGCGGCGGCCCCAAGCTGAAGGGTCCGCCCAGCCGCAAGGGCTTCGGCTCGCGCCTGATCGCAGCCAGCCTGAAGAACGAACTGAAGGGCGAGGCCCAGTTCGACTACCTGCCCACGGGCCTGGTCTGCACGCTGACGGTCCGCCCGGCCGGCGCCCAAGCTTTGGGCGAAGACGCCCCCGCCGCCGACGCCTGA
- a CDS encoding response regulator, with protein sequence MTDLKLLYVDDEADIREVATFSLELDPGIEVRSAGGGAEAFAMLDGDAWRPDVVLLDVMMPDMDGPAVLARLRERGDVDGAPVIFITARAQAEERARLLGFGAADVITKPFDPMTLAQDVRAILAR encoded by the coding sequence ATGACCGACCTGAAGCTCCTGTACGTCGACGACGAGGCCGACATCCGCGAGGTGGCGACCTTCTCGCTGGAGCTGGATCCCGGCATCGAAGTGCGCTCGGCCGGCGGCGGCGCGGAAGCCTTCGCCATGCTCGACGGCGACGCCTGGCGCCCTGACGTGGTGCTGCTGGACGTGATGATGCCCGACATGGACGGCCCCGCCGTGCTGGCCAGGCTTCGCGAAAGAGGCGACGTCGACGGCGCGCCGGTGATCTTCATCACCGCCCGCGCCCAGGCCGAGGAGCGCGCCCGCCTGCTGGGCTTCGGCGCGGCCGACGTCATCACCAAGCCGTTCGACCCGATGACCCTGGCCCAGGACGTGCGCGCGATCCTGGCCCGATGA